In Phaeobacter inhibens DSM 16374, the following proteins share a genomic window:
- a CDS encoding Zn-dependent hydrolase, with product MTSLGQNLKINGDRLWDSLMEMAKIGPGVAGGNNRQTLTDADAEGRALFQSWCEAAGCTMGLDTMGNMFARREGTDPEALPVYMGSHLDTQPTGGKYDGVLGVLGGLEVVRTLNDLGIKTKHPIVVTNWTNEEGTRFAPAMLASGVFAGKHTQDWAYAREDADGKTFGDELKRIGWIGDEEVGARKMHAMFELHIEQGPILEVENKDIGVVTHGQGLWWLQCTVTGKDAHTGSTPMNMRVNAGLGMARMTEAAHQIAMAHQPHAVGAVGHCDVYPNSRNVIPGKVVFTVDFRSPDLEKLTSMRAQYEVKAKEIADELGLGLEVEPVGHFDPVTFDEGCVTAVRSAAERLGYSHMDIVSGAGHDACWINDLAPTAMIMCPCVDGLSHNEAEDISKDWAAAGTDVMLHAVLETAEIIA from the coding sequence ATGACGTCGCTTGGACAGAATCTGAAGATCAATGGCGACAGGCTGTGGGACAGCCTGATGGAAATGGCAAAAATCGGCCCCGGTGTCGCAGGCGGTAACAACCGTCAGACCCTGACCGATGCGGATGCCGAGGGGCGCGCACTCTTTCAGTCGTGGTGTGAGGCGGCTGGCTGCACCATGGGGCTGGACACGATGGGCAATATGTTTGCCCGGCGCGAAGGAACTGATCCCGAAGCGCTGCCGGTCTATATGGGATCTCATCTGGATACGCAGCCCACAGGCGGCAAATATGACGGTGTCCTTGGGGTGCTTGGTGGATTGGAAGTTGTCCGCACGCTCAATGATCTTGGCATCAAGACCAAACATCCGATTGTCGTGACAAACTGGACCAATGAGGAGGGCACGCGGTTTGCGCCCGCGATGCTGGCCTCTGGTGTGTTTGCCGGAAAACACACGCAGGATTGGGCCTATGCCCGCGAGGATGCTGACGGCAAAACATTCGGCGATGAACTGAAGCGTATTGGCTGGATCGGTGACGAAGAGGTCGGCGCCCGCAAGATGCACGCGATGTTTGAGCTGCATATTGAACAAGGGCCAATCCTTGAAGTGGAAAACAAGGATATCGGTGTGGTCACTCATGGTCAGGGACTGTGGTGGCTGCAGTGCACTGTCACTGGCAAGGATGCTCATACAGGCTCCACCCCGATGAACATGCGGGTCAATGCGGGCCTAGGTATGGCCCGGATGACCGAGGCGGCACATCAGATCGCCATGGCCCATCAACCCCATGCCGTGGGCGCTGTTGGTCACTGCGATGTTTATCCCAATTCACGCAATGTGATCCCTGGAAAGGTGGTTTTCACGGTCGATTTCAGGTCTCCGGATCTGGAGAAACTGACCTCCATGCGGGCGCAATATGAGGTGAAGGCGAAGGAAATCGCTGATGAGCTTGGCCTTGGACTTGAGGTTGAGCCGGTCGGGCATTTTGATCCTGTCACCTTTGACGAGGGCTGCGTGACCGCGGTGCGCTCCGCTGCTGAACGGCTGGGATACAGCCATATGGATATCGTGTCCGGCGCCGGGCATGACGCCTGCTGGATCAATGATCTGGCCCCGACCGCGATGATCATGTGCCCTTGCGTTGACGGGCTAAGCCACAACGAGGCCGAGGATATCTCCAAGGACTGGGCGGCAGCTGGCACAGATGTCATGTTGCACGCAGTTCTGGAGACTGCCGAAATCATCGCATAG
- a CDS encoding TetR family transcriptional regulator C-terminal domain-containing protein gives MPKDRSPTRIQKKNRATILEAALEVFSNSGFRGATVDQIARAAGLSKPNLLYYFPSKEAIFTELLSGLLDTWLDPLRAIDPEGDPLEELLAYVQRKLQMSRDFPRESRLFANEIVQGAPRMLDTLSKDLKPLLEEKADLIEGWMSAGKLNPTHPKHLLFSVWSLTQHYADFDVQVRTLMGDEDPFDAAPEHLDRMFRRMLTPAATGVR, from the coding sequence ATGCCCAAGGATCGCAGCCCGACCCGCATTCAGAAAAAGAATCGCGCCACTATTCTGGAGGCAGCCCTTGAGGTGTTTTCCAACAGCGGATTTCGCGGTGCGACCGTGGACCAGATTGCCCGCGCTGCCGGGTTAAGCAAGCCCAATCTGCTTTATTACTTCCCCTCGAAGGAAGCAATTTTCACGGAACTGTTGTCCGGATTGCTCGACACCTGGCTTGACCCGCTGCGCGCCATTGACCCAGAAGGCGATCCGCTGGAGGAATTGCTAGCCTATGTGCAGCGCAAATTGCAGATGAGCCGGGACTTCCCGCGCGAAAGTCGACTGTTTGCCAATGAGATCGTGCAGGGTGCGCCGCGAATGCTGGACACCCTGTCCAAGGATCTCAAACCTCTGCTGGAAGAAAAAGCGGATCTGATCGAAGGCTGGATGAGCGCTGGCAAGCTGAACCCGACCCATCCGAAACACCTACTGTTTTCGGTCTGGTCGCTGACCCAGCATTATGCGGATTTTGATGTCCAGGTGCGGACGTTGATGGGGGATGAGGATCCCTTTGATGCGGCACCAGAGCATCTGGACCGAATGTTCCGACGCATGCTGACACCCGCTGCCACCGGCGTTCGCTGA
- the preA gene encoding NAD-dependent dihydropyrimidine dehydrogenase subunit PreA → MADLTADFLGIKSPNPFWLASAPPTDKEYNVRRAFEAGWGGVVWKTLGSEGPPVVNVNGPRYGAIWGADRRLLGLNNIELITDRPLEVNLEEITRVKKDYPDRAIIVSLMVPCEEQAWKDILPRVEATGADGIELNFGCPHGMAERGMGSAVGQVPEYIQMVTEWCKKYYSKPVIVKLTPNITDIRHPARAAKAGGADAVSLINTINSIVSVNLDAMAPEPTIGDKGTHGGYCGPAVKPIALNMVAEIARCPQTHGLPISAIGGVTTWRDAAEFMTMGAGNVQVCTAAMTYGFNVVKEMISGLNQWMDDKGYDRLDDFVGKAVPNVTDWQYLDLNYVAKAKINQDDCIKCGRCFAACEDTSHQAIAMSEDRVFTVKDDECVACNLCVNVCPVEGCITMEEVPAGQIDERTGEVVSDDYANWTTHPNNPAVTAAE, encoded by the coding sequence ATGGCTGATCTGACAGCAGATTTTCTGGGGATCAAATCTCCGAACCCGTTCTGGCTCGCCTCTGCGCCGCCGACGGACAAAGAATACAACGTGCGCCGTGCTTTTGAGGCCGGCTGGGGCGGGGTGGTCTGGAAGACCCTCGGCTCCGAGGGCCCTCCCGTCGTCAATGTAAATGGGCCGCGCTATGGCGCGATCTGGGGGGCGGATCGCCGTCTTCTGGGGCTCAACAATATCGAACTGATCACCGACCGCCCGCTGGAGGTGAACCTGGAAGAGATCACCCGTGTGAAGAAGGACTACCCGGATCGTGCGATCATCGTCTCCCTGATGGTGCCCTGTGAAGAGCAGGCGTGGAAGGATATCCTGCCGCGCGTCGAAGCCACCGGTGCTGACGGGATCGAGCTGAACTTTGGCTGCCCGCATGGGATGGCGGAACGTGGTATGGGCTCTGCCGTGGGGCAGGTGCCGGAATACATCCAGATGGTCACGGAATGGTGTAAGAAATACTACTCCAAGCCGGTGATCGTGAAGCTGACGCCGAATATTACCGACATTCGCCACCCTGCGCGGGCGGCAAAAGCGGGCGGAGCGGATGCTGTCAGCCTGATCAACACCATCAACTCCATCGTTTCGGTAAATCTTGATGCAATGGCGCCTGAGCCGACCATCGGCGACAAAGGTACACACGGCGGCTATTGCGGCCCGGCGGTGAAGCCGATTGCGCTGAATATGGTGGCTGAAATTGCCCGTTGTCCGCAAACCCATGGTCTGCCGATCTCGGCCATCGGCGGCGTGACAACTTGGCGCGATGCCGCGGAGTTCATGACCATGGGCGCTGGCAACGTGCAGGTCTGCACCGCAGCTATGACCTATGGATTCAATGTGGTGAAGGAGATGATCTCCGGCCTGAACCAGTGGATGGACGATAAAGGTTATGACCGGCTGGATGATTTTGTCGGCAAAGCTGTCCCCAATGTCACCGACTGGCAGTATCTGGATCTGAACTACGTCGCCAAAGCCAAGATCAATCAGGATGATTGCATCAAATGCGGCCGCTGCTTTGCCGCTTGCGAAGACACCTCGCATCAGGCCATCGCGATGAGCGAGGATCGCGTCTTCACAGTGAAAGACGATGAATGCGTGGCCTGTAACCTCTGCGTCAATGTTTGCCCGGTCGAAGGCTGCATCACCATGGAAGAGGTGCCCGCCGGGCAGATTGATGAGCGTACGGGCGAGGTTGTTTCCGACGATTATGCCAATTGGACAACCCATCCGAACAACCCGGCGGTGACCGCTGCTGAGTAA
- a CDS encoding NAD(P)-dependent oxidoreductase: MATSHQASGIQAGRLSASEIADNFGDLHPQYEAHEAAVAADRCYFCYDAPCMTACPTSIDIPQFIREIQTGHPEAAAKTILEQNILGGMCARVCPTETLCEEACVREAAEGKPVEIGRLQRHATDTLMEKGVHPFTRAAATGKRIAVVGAGPAGLAAAHRLAMLGNDVVIYEARPKAGGLNEFGIAAYKSTENFASREVDWLLQIGGITVEYGKKLGAELSLDALKADYDAVFLSIGLGGVNALRAAGEDKDGVRDAVDFIAELRQADDLTSLPVGRNVVVIGGGMTAVDAAVQSKLLGSETVTIAYRRGRDAMGASRFEQDLAATKGVRLLFNVQPVAVHGNGACAEIELEYTTSEGGQLTGTGETVRIAADQIYKAIGQALEDQPDALTLEGRKIKVDAQGRTSLAGVWAGGDCASGGEDLTVTAVAEGRDAAMDIHASLMG, translated from the coding sequence ATGGCGACCAGCCATCAGGCATCCGGCATCCAGGCAGGGCGTTTGTCCGCTTCGGAGATTGCCGATAACTTTGGAGATCTGCATCCGCAATATGAGGCGCATGAGGCGGCAGTGGCAGCGGATCGCTGTTATTTCTGCTACGATGCGCCCTGCATGACGGCATGCCCCACCTCCATCGACATTCCTCAATTCATTCGCGAGATACAGACCGGTCACCCGGAAGCTGCGGCGAAGACTATTCTGGAACAGAATATCCTTGGCGGTATGTGCGCCCGGGTGTGTCCGACCGAAACACTCTGCGAGGAAGCCTGCGTCCGCGAAGCGGCAGAGGGCAAGCCGGTTGAGATCGGTCGCCTGCAACGCCATGCGACCGATACGTTGATGGAAAAGGGGGTACATCCCTTCACGCGCGCAGCGGCAACGGGCAAGCGGATCGCTGTTGTCGGTGCCGGACCCGCAGGATTGGCAGCAGCGCATCGTCTGGCAATGCTGGGCAATGACGTGGTCATCTATGAGGCCCGGCCAAAGGCGGGTGGCCTCAACGAATTCGGGATTGCTGCCTATAAATCGACTGAGAATTTCGCCAGTCGTGAAGTGGATTGGCTGCTTCAAATCGGTGGCATTACCGTCGAGTACGGTAAAAAACTCGGTGCGGAACTGAGCCTGGACGCGCTCAAGGCTGACTATGATGCAGTGTTCCTGTCTATCGGTCTTGGCGGCGTCAATGCGCTGCGTGCCGCAGGCGAGGACAAGGATGGCGTCCGTGATGCCGTCGATTTCATCGCCGAACTGCGTCAGGCTGATGATCTGACGAGCCTGCCGGTCGGGCGCAATGTTGTCGTGATCGGCGGCGGCATGACGGCAGTGGATGCTGCGGTTCAGTCCAAGCTTCTTGGTTCTGAGACTGTGACCATCGCCTACCGCCGCGGCCGTGACGCCATGGGCGCGAGCAGGTTTGAGCAGGATCTGGCCGCAACCAAGGGGGTGCGCCTGCTGTTCAATGTTCAGCCTGTCGCGGTACATGGCAACGGTGCCTGTGCTGAAATCGAGCTGGAATATACCACCAGCGAAGGCGGTCAGCTGACCGGCACCGGCGAGACGGTGCGGATCGCAGCCGACCAGATCTACAAGGCGATCGGGCAGGCCCTCGAAGATCAGCCCGATGCGCTGACGCTTGAAGGGCGCAAGATCAAGGTGGACGCGCAGGGCCGCACGTCACTTGCCGGGGTCTGGGCCGGAGGGGATTGCGCCTCTGGCGGAGAAGACCTCACCGTGACAGCCGTCGCCGAAGGGCGCGACGCCGCTATGGATATCCACGCCAGCCTGATGGGCTAA
- a CDS encoding RidA family protein codes for MPTVNVHPEGWKPAKGYANGMIGEGRMLFVGGQIGWTADQVFETDDFIGQMSQALENILAVVQEAGGTASDITRLTWYVTDKAEYLAHQRDVGSAYRAVMGYHFPAMTMVVVAGLVEDRAKIEIEATAMLT; via the coding sequence ATGCCGACAGTGAATGTGCACCCCGAAGGCTGGAAACCGGCCAAAGGCTATGCCAACGGCATGATCGGTGAGGGGCGGATGCTGTTTGTTGGTGGCCAGATCGGTTGGACTGCGGATCAGGTCTTTGAGACGGACGACTTCATTGGCCAGATGAGCCAGGCGCTTGAGAATATTCTGGCGGTCGTGCAGGAGGCCGGTGGCACCGCCAGCGACATCACCCGGCTGACCTGGTATGTGACCGACAAGGCCGAGTATCTGGCGCATCAGCGTGACGTCGGCTCAGCGTACCGCGCTGTCATGGGCTACCACTTTCCGGCGATGACGATGGTCGTGGTTGCGGGGCTTGTCGAAGATCGCGCGAAGATCGAGATCGAAGCTACCGCCATGCTCACCTAA
- a CDS encoding DUF2312 domain-containing protein produces the protein MDMTEDEKSDSYRVTAGELRQFIERFERLDAEKKDLAEQQKEIMAEAKARGYDTKVIRKVIALRKRDKDDIAEEEAVLEMYKEALGM, from the coding sequence ATGGATATGACCGAAGACGAAAAAAGCGACAGCTACCGTGTGACCGCTGGTGAATTGCGCCAGTTTATTGAACGGTTTGAGCGTCTGGACGCTGAGAAAAAAGATCTTGCTGAGCAGCAGAAAGAGATCATGGCCGAAGCCAAGGCGCGCGGCTATGACACCAAGGTGATCCGCAAGGTGATTGCGCTGCGCAAACGTGACAAAGATGATATCGCCGAAGAAGAGGCGGTTCTGGAAATGTACAAGGAAGCGCTTGGCATGTGA
- a CDS encoding MBL fold metallo-hydrolase, which translates to MKPIVKAFFDEQTNTVSYLVREPDGTACALIDSVLDFDHAAGRTDTRSADEMIAWVKAEGLRVEWILESHVHADHLSAAPYLQEHLGGKIGIGANITLVQDTFGKVFNEGTEFQRDGSQFDALFREGDSFHIGQLRGDVLHTPGHTPACLTYVIGDAAFVGDTLFMPDFGTARCDFPGGSSEALFQSIQKILTLPDETRIFVGHDYKAPGRDDYAWETTVGEQKALNIHIGQGRPIEDFVAMRDARDATLPMPRLILPSLQVNMRAGQMPDADTDGNVYLKVPINKL; encoded by the coding sequence ATGAAGCCGATCGTCAAAGCGTTTTTTGATGAACAGACAAACACCGTATCCTATCTGGTGCGCGAGCCCGATGGCACTGCCTGTGCCCTGATCGATTCCGTTTTGGACTTCGATCACGCAGCCGGTCGCACCGACACCCGCTCTGCCGATGAGATGATCGCCTGGGTAAAGGCCGAGGGTCTGCGGGTTGAGTGGATCCTCGAAAGCCACGTTCACGCCGATCACCTCTCAGCAGCCCCCTACCTTCAGGAGCATCTCGGTGGTAAAATCGGCATCGGTGCCAATATCACCCTGGTGCAGGACACCTTCGGCAAAGTCTTCAACGAAGGCACAGAATTTCAACGCGATGGCAGCCAGTTTGACGCGCTGTTCAGGGAGGGCGACAGTTTCCACATCGGGCAATTGCGCGGTGATGTGCTGCACACGCCGGGCCACACCCCTGCCTGTCTCACCTATGTGATTGGAGACGCTGCATTTGTGGGCGATACACTGTTCATGCCCGACTTTGGCACCGCCCGCTGCGATTTCCCCGGTGGCTCTTCGGAAGCGCTGTTTCAGTCGATCCAGAAGATCCTGACGCTCCCCGATGAGACACGTATTTTCGTCGGCCATGACTACAAGGCACCGGGCAGAGACGATTATGCCTGGGAAACCACGGTGGGCGAGCAGAAAGCGCTCAACATCCATATTGGTCAGGGCCGTCCGATTGAGGACTTCGTCGCCATGCGGGATGCCCGCGACGCAACACTGCCGATGCCGCGTCTGATCCTGCCATCTTTGCAGGTCAATATGCGCGCAGGCCAGATGCCGGACGCCGATACAGACGGCAATGTCTACCTGAAGGTGCCGATCAACAAACTCTGA
- a CDS encoding YeeE/YedE family protein, which yields MNIDWIWGLIGGALIGTGGAVYLLGNGRIMGASGILGGLIDGSGRNSAAERLAFIAGVVLIPLVMWLTIAEVPDTHLTSNTAVIVAAGLLVGLGTRIANGCTSGHGVCGISRLSLRGLIATVIYILAGALTLALFRHVWSLI from the coding sequence ATGAATATAGATTGGATCTGGGGACTGATCGGCGGCGCGCTGATCGGTACGGGCGGTGCGGTGTACCTGCTCGGCAACGGACGCATCATGGGCGCCAGCGGCATTCTTGGCGGCCTGATTGATGGCAGCGGCCGTAACAGCGCCGCCGAGCGGCTGGCCTTTATTGCGGGCGTTGTTCTGATCCCGCTGGTGATGTGGCTGACCATCGCCGAAGTGCCGGATACGCATCTCACCTCAAACACTGCGGTGATCGTAGCGGCAGGGCTCCTGGTGGGGCTTGGCACCAGGATTGCAAATGGCTGCACCTCCGGTCACGGCGTATGTGGCATCTCCCGGCTGTCCCTGCGCGGGTTGATTGCCACTGTCATCTATATTCTTGCCGGTGCCCTGACCCTGGCTCTGTTCCGCCATGTCTGGAGCCTGATCTGA
- a CDS encoding DUF6691 family protein produces the protein MRLLLSFSAGGLFGLGLFLSGMTDTQKVQGWLDIFGAWDPTLAFVMGGAILPMALAWQLTRGRAPLVGGHFPTPPRQELDRRLIIGSVLFGIGWGLVGLCPGPAIASLSYGGTGGIIFIAAMLVGMIAAPPVALRLDRAAAST, from the coding sequence ATGCGTCTTCTTCTGTCTTTCTCGGCTGGCGGGCTGTTTGGCCTTGGCCTGTTTCTCTCTGGCATGACCGACACACAAAAGGTTCAGGGGTGGCTTGATATATTCGGTGCCTGGGATCCGACGCTGGCCTTTGTGATGGGAGGGGCCATATTGCCAATGGCACTGGCCTGGCAGCTGACCCGGGGTCGCGCGCCGCTGGTTGGGGGGCACTTTCCAACCCCACCACGGCAGGAGCTGGATCGACGACTGATCATCGGATCTGTCCTGTTTGGTATCGGCTGGGGGCTGGTTGGCCTCTGCCCCGGACCGGCGATCGCCTCTCTCAGCTATGGCGGCACCGGCGGCATCATTTTCATCGCAGCAATGCTCGTCGGCATGATTGCAGCGCCACCAGTCGCCCTGCGACTGGACCGCGCGGCTGCAAGCACGTAA
- a CDS encoding TIGR01244 family sulfur transferase: MDPRTLTPRYSVSPQISVEDLPQLAAAGFTTVICNRPDAEVPPSHQADAIRAAAEAQGLRFEVLPLTHQTMTPENVAKQQAFVEASEGPVLAYCASGTRCSVVWALGHAPLLPVDEILATTAEAGYQLDGLRPTLIAVATQATQTANEN, from the coding sequence ATGGACCCACGCACGTTGACCCCCCGCTATTCCGTCTCGCCGCAAATTTCTGTCGAGGACCTGCCGCAACTGGCCGCCGCCGGATTCACCACGGTGATCTGCAACCGCCCTGATGCTGAGGTTCCGCCTAGCCATCAAGCCGATGCCATCCGCGCCGCTGCCGAGGCGCAGGGGTTGCGGTTCGAGGTGCTGCCGCTGACCCACCAAACTATGACACCGGAGAATGTTGCGAAACAGCAAGCCTTCGTAGAGGCCTCAGAAGGTCCGGTGCTGGCCTATTGCGCATCCGGGACCCGCTGCTCGGTTGTCTGGGCATTGGGCCACGCCCCCCTGCTGCCGGTGGATGAGATTCTCGCCACCACCGCGGAGGCCGGGTATCAGCTTGATGGGCTGCGCCCGACGTTGATTGCGGTGGCCACACAGGCGACCCAGACTGCAAACGAAAACTGA
- a CDS encoding FliM/FliN family flagellar motor switch protein codes for MSETKSEATANGGGGVLARKLAATKEGKGGLTSSLTLKALRRSIARAAADLCDLPVAVLAARQANRIPEDLPPHLSDKHLLVVLDGPNGRIGAATLDAPTVTALIQQQTMGQVLGKAPSERNYTPTDAAMVADFLERTFAKVVSMLAQQKDEAIFSGYRFGAQVEDVRSLVLGLEAEDYRVIELTLDLACGAMQGGLTLILPEPSPEDLGEAGQNAHQAGPSLGSNMGSMRAELRAVLCRMKVPANEFSALEEGDLLPLDQAFLYETEMISISGQAIAQGRLGQMNGARAVRLTDPRTKLVNDRAADESAFSSHMGDGAGALEHEPPTLDLSVAADGLQDPMGGMGGMGGDLGDGLGDLGGDLGGFGGDLGGDLGGDLGGDLGGDLAGMPMGGDLPDGLGDGLGDAMSGDLPDLGDLPDLGAMPMGDDFGDGLGDGLGDFSADAAAVEISDLAGLNSGTG; via the coding sequence ATGTCTGAAACGAAATCGGAAGCGACAGCGAATGGTGGCGGCGGGGTCTTGGCCCGCAAACTGGCAGCCACCAAAGAGGGCAAGGGCGGGCTTACCAGTTCGCTGACCCTTAAGGCTTTGCGCCGTTCGATTGCGCGGGCAGCAGCGGATCTGTGTGATCTTCCCGTGGCGGTGCTGGCCGCGCGCCAGGCCAACCGCATTCCCGAGGATTTGCCACCACATTTGTCGGACAAGCATCTGTTGGTGGTGCTGGATGGGCCAAACGGGCGAATTGGGGCCGCCACTCTGGATGCACCGACCGTCACCGCGCTTATCCAACAGCAGACCATGGGGCAGGTGCTGGGCAAGGCACCGAGTGAGCGGAATTACACCCCGACAGACGCGGCCATGGTTGCCGATTTTCTTGAGCGCACCTTTGCCAAGGTGGTCTCGATGCTGGCTCAGCAGAAGGATGAGGCGATTTTCTCCGGCTATCGTTTCGGAGCGCAGGTGGAGGATGTGCGCAGCCTCGTTCTCGGGCTCGAGGCCGAAGACTACCGGGTGATTGAGCTCACGCTGGATCTTGCCTGCGGGGCGATGCAGGGCGGGCTGACCCTGATCCTGCCTGAACCTTCGCCCGAGGATCTGGGCGAGGCAGGCCAAAACGCCCATCAGGCTGGCCCATCGCTGGGAAGCAACATGGGATCCATGCGGGCCGAGTTACGCGCTGTTCTATGCAGAATGAAGGTTCCCGCGAATGAATTTTCCGCGCTCGAGGAGGGGGATCTTCTGCCGCTGGATCAGGCCTTCCTCTATGAGACGGAAATGATATCCATCAGTGGTCAGGCTATTGCGCAGGGGCGTCTGGGCCAGATGAACGGTGCCCGCGCTGTCAGGCTAACTGATCCTCGCACGAAATTGGTGAACGACCGTGCGGCTGACGAGAGTGCGTTCTCCTCCCATATGGGCGACGGTGCCGGGGCGTTGGAGCATGAGCCACCCACCTTGGATCTCTCCGTCGCGGCCGACGGTTTGCAGGATCCCATGGGCGGTATGGGCGGCATGGGTGGAGACCTGGGCGATGGGCTTGGCGACCTCGGAGGTGATCTAGGTGGCTTTGGCGGCGATCTGGGCGGTGACCTCGGAGGGGATCTGGGCGGCGACCTTGGTGGTGACCTCGCTGGTATGCCGATGGGCGGAGACCTTCCAGATGGTCTGGGCGATGGGCTTGGTGACGCCATGTCTGGTGATCTGCCTGATCTTGGGGACCTCCCAGACCTTGGTGCGATGCCTATGGGCGACGACTTCGGGGATGGCTTAGGTGACGGCCTGGGCGATTTCAGCGCGGATGCCGCTGCGGTGGAAATCTCCGATCTGGCCGGGCTGAACAGCGGCACAGGGTGA